The Synechocystis sp. PCC 6714 genome includes the window GTGCACCGGCGCTTTGGCGATCGCCAAGGGAATCACCACTCCACTTTCATGGCGGGCAATCAGGGCTCCTACTTCCAATAAATAACCCAGGGTTTGGGGATTTTGGGTTGGCACCAGAACGGTAAAGGTGGAAGCCTTTGGAGGGACCAGGGTCACGGCTCCATTTTCCTCTGGATCGTTTAAGTCATCTTCCAAACTGGACAAACCATTGGGAATCGGAATTTTGGGGGCAAATTTGGCCGTCATTAACGGGCCAACGATGGACGTGATCAGCATTAAAACAATAATGGTGTTTAACACCGTCTCCGACACCAGGCGATCGCCAGCGGCATTAACCGCTTGGTATCCGGCCACCGCCGCCGCCAATGTAGCCGCCACCTGGGGAATGGAGAGAGACCACATGGTTAAACCTTCGGCCCAGCTATACCCTAGTTTCAGTTGCGCCAAGATCGCCGCCACTCCTTTGGAAAGGATTAACCCGGCCACAATGGCCACCACCAAGGGAAATAGTGTGGTGAGGGTAACCATAAAAGCTGGTAAATCCAACAGCAGCCCAATACCAATAAAGAAAAAAGGAATGAATAGAGTAGTGCCCAGAAACTCAACCTTTTCCTTCACTGGCCCGTTGCCCAGCACATCATTGACCGCCAGCCCCGCCAGAAAGGCACCGACAATTTTGTCTACATTGATCAGTTCCGCCCCCACTGAGGCCAGAAAAACCGCCAACAACACAAATAAAAACTGGTTACTTTGTTCATCCCCCGTGCGACGAAAATATTCCCGTCCCGCCCAATCAAAGCCGATTAAAACCAAGGCACTGTAAACGGCGATCGCCACCAATTGCACCACCAAGCCCGCAGGGGAAAAACTGCCACTGTGGATGGAAATACAAATGGCCAAAACCAACAAAGCGGCAATGTCAGTGAAAATTGTGGCCCCAATGGTGACCATCACCGCCTGATTCCGTACTATGCCCAACCGCTGGACAATGGGATAACCCAACAAGGTGTGGGAAGCAAACAGAGAGCCGAGCAACACAGACGCATTGAGGGAGTAGCCAAAGGTTAAACCAACGGCCAACCCCGTCAGCAACGGCACCGCAAAGGTCAGGGAACCATACAGTAAGGAGCGGTTCTTGGTCCGGCGGAAATCCACCATGTCAATTTCCAGTCCCGCCACAAACATTAAATAAATTTTGCCAATGTCGGTGAAGAGCTTGATGCTTTCCGAATCTTCGTTGAGCACCCCCAGACCACTCTTGCCCAGCACAATGCCAGCGAACAAAAGTCCCACTAGTCCTGGTAACTTCAACCGCTCAAAAATGGGCGGCAGGATCAGGGTCACCAGTAATAAAATGGTGAAGTCGATTAAGGGATTACTCGGAATCGTTGCCAATAAGCCATCCATAGATTGGGGTTGTTTAGGTCATAGGCAAAGGCCATGGGCATCATCATACCGTTCCCGCTCCCGATCGCCATTACCACCTCCTTTGCCCTGGTCGGCCTTGCAATTGCGCCCCTTTTCCCCTCTGCCCCCATGCGTAATCAGTATTTCTTTTCCCTCAACCTAGCTTTCTTGCCCGCTGTAGTGCCCACCCTGGCTAGTGTTTACCTAGGAACTCTGGTCATCTCCTCCCCGGCGATCGCCTTAGATTGTGCCGAGATGGGAGAACTAGCACAGTATGATTCCCGTTGTTGGGAAAATTTGCCCCCCACCATGGCCCCCAAGGCCGGAAACAATAGCACCAATGCTCCCCCAAATGCCATTTTAGGCAATGGACTGCAAGCTTTTCAGGGCACCTGGAAGTTCGATTACGAAAAAACCATGGAAGCGTACAGACAAAGCCCTGACTATAGGCCGGAGGAAGACATCGAAGCATTATCCGGACTGCTGAATTTAATGTTTGGCATGGTTTCCCTGAAAATTAGCGGCAATCAGCTACAGATGGGCGTTGCTGACAGCAGTGAAGTTATTACCACCATCGACTGCCAAGTGGATTCCGCCACCGCCACCGTGGTTACAGCCCAGTGCACCAAGGAGGGTGACACCAAAACAATCAAATTTGAAAATGTTTTGCCAGGACAATATATGAGATTTAATGCGGTAGGGGAAAATGATTGTCCCTACTGCACTTGGCGTCGGGTGGAACCATAACTACCCATTGA containing:
- a CDS encoding cation:proton antiporter is translated as MDGLLATIPSNPLIDFTILLLVTLILPPIFERLKLPGLVGLLFAGIVLGKSGLGVLNEDSESIKLFTDIGKIYLMFVAGLEIDMVDFRRTKNRSLLYGSLTFAVPLLTGLAVGLTFGYSLNASVLLGSLFASHTLLGYPIVQRLGIVRNQAVMVTIGATIFTDIAALLVLAICISIHSGSFSPAGLVVQLVAIAVYSALVLIGFDWAGREYFRRTGDEQSNQFLFVLLAVFLASVGAELINVDKIVGAFLAGLAVNDVLGNGPVKEKVEFLGTTLFIPFFFIGIGLLLDLPAFMVTLTTLFPLVVAIVAGLILSKGVAAILAQLKLGYSWAEGLTMWSLSIPQVAATLAAAVAGYQAVNAAGDRLVSETVLNTIIVLMLITSIVGPLMTAKFAPKIPIPNGLSSLEDDLNDPEENGAVTLVPPKASTFTVLVPTQNPQTLGYLLEVGALIARHESGVVIPLAIAKAPVHMDDPGLTSRLAKNELLLQQATELATNLKVDAHPALRIDDDVARAISHTAREKNADLIIMGWSQQSLGLRAKLFGSTIDSVFWSAHCPVAVMRLLSDPRSFHRILFPIKNLTPQTLELFQFTQRLAETNGAIVTLLHVCPHNTSPAQVQAFKTEMERFLGQCQATADYPIKVICHDDAAKVLVRVSHTFDLVVLRSFRRRSVGGVALGEVTDKILREITSSFVLFGDPYA